In a genomic window of Acropora muricata isolate sample 2 chromosome 2, ASM3666990v1, whole genome shotgun sequence:
- the LOC136908896 gene encoding uncharacterized protein, whose translation MTLVIPVTNLWSFTMEDQCLDEDDTLLADDWETPSSELNFLCNNLGDEDIYRVKDRGIKRKDPCNVDSETTAVSLVDQRRFILEVTFEKLRRLEDPEACLRRTVLINNTLKMLHKQIYTEENPFVCGGVVTLHSTESPTKEETSPPNPKVIRLSFDNSVAENPRTKRVDNSTSLTSRENFFSDCSLSNVLSEDVEDDVFEPAEEISCERESAFGELDSVFHSYICALET comes from the exons ATGACCCTTGTAATTCCTGTAACAAATTTGTGGTCGTTTACGATGGAAGATCAGTGTTTGGATGAAGACGACACATTGCTTGCGGACGATTGGGAAACTCCATCCAGCGAactcaattttctttgtaataaCCTAGGGGATGAAG ATATATATCGGGTCAAAGACAGAGGAATCAAGAGAAAAGATCCGTGCAATGTTGACAGTGAAACTACGGCAGTATCGCTTGTTGATCAACGCCGCTTTATTTTAGAGGTAACTTTCGAAAAGTTACGTCGATTGGAAGACCCAGAGGCCTGCCTAAGGAGAACTGTATTAATAAACAATACGCTAAAAATGTTACACAAGCAAATTTATACGGAGGAAAACCCGTTTGTTTGCGGAGGAGTTGTGACTTTACACTCGACGGAATCTCCGACGAAGGAGGAAACTTCACCCCCAAATCCTAAGGTGATACGATTAAGTTTCGATAACAGTGTCGCGGAAAACCCTCGCACaaagcgtgttgacaatagtaCGTCGTTGACATCCAGGGAAAACTTTTTCAGTGATTGTTCACTATCTAATGTTCTCTCAGAGGATGTTGAAGACGATGTGTTTGAACCGGCGGAGGAAATTTCTTGCGAGAGAGAATCTGCATTTGGAGAACTTGACAGCGTTTTTCACAGTTACATTTGCGCTCTCGAGACGTGA